In the genome of Candoia aspera isolate rCanAsp1 chromosome 4, rCanAsp1.hap2, whole genome shotgun sequence, the window GCTACACTGAATGTCAACTTTTCCAAACCCCTGAAATACGTATCAACGTCCATAGAAACCAACTCTCATAATAAGAGAGTACAATTTTTATGTCCAGGCTTGGCCAGGAACATCAGATGAAGATGATCCCGTAGACGGGATGCAAGAAATATGTGATGCAGTTGAGAAGTAAAGCCTGAGTTAGACAGAAGGAGCTAAGTGAAGTCTACTAAGAGGCAACTCAGAATGTAGGAGACAAGAGGAACTTGGGAAGATCTTATTGCTCCAGTAAAGTTCATCTGGAAAAAGGAATCTTGTCTTCCTTCCTGCCTAGGGAAGCTTCCTGCTGAAATTCTGCAACTCACCCCAGGAGACAGCTGCACACATTTCTCTACAATCCTGGACAAGAACACAATAAAAAGCAGCAATGTTTTACCATGTCTTTGCTCCTCAGGAAAGTGTCAGCATCACTGTGAGAatattgggtgccagtttgcttccggctccaattcaaggtgttggttatcacctttaaagccctacatggcatggggccaggctacctgagggactgtcccATCCCCccaacatcgacccgccccacccaatcacgcagagagggcatgttacggaccccgtctgtaagggaacttcatctggcggggtcctggagtgggccttctctgcagtagcccccgtcctttggaacaccttgcccccagaggtgaggcaggtccgttcacttccaaccttcaggagggcctTAAAACCTAGTTCTGCTGTCTCGCATGGGGCGGGAAGCtgggcagccattcatggggttggctcacgccttagagcccctcccacctgattagaattttctagcctcttggattttacactgatttatattgtattttatatttgtaaattttataggattttaattctttattattaTAGGTTTAATtgtattgtacaccacccagtgtccctcttttgggggagatgggcggtagcaaaatttgaataataaataaatatagtcagAGGAAAAGGTTGCACAATTTTTGTCTCTGCTGTACTTAGAGAAAAAGGATCATGGACAATATCTGCAAATCTAATTATAGAAGGTGCTATTTCTCAAGTTTAGTGAATAAAGTCACAAAAGAACAATGTTCATCCAAGTTGCAATATGAGAAACATTCATACAGCATGGGAGAAACACACACCGACACATTCAGAAGAGTTATTAAGTACATTTCTAAAAGGTACACTTATGTATAAACTCTCCCATagctctttaataaaaattagttGCTAAATAATTGTTCTGTTGAGATCTCTTCAGAAACGGGTCTTGTAAGAGGCAGTGGAATCCCAGCCAGCAGTCCGGGAAGAGGTTGAGGTATCACATCTCCTAAAGAGACATGGTGGAGAGCCTTAAAATAGACAAGATTTCCATGTGGAAATGATGATGTAAATTTGATGATTCACCAAGTgtctttttaaaactgtaaacATATCTTGGGCATACttccttgtaatggttgcctaatcccaaatactcagtctcacaagctcgggcttaaagataactgatttattaaaggaatagtatgcaaatacagagaaagctgagaatgagcaaaagcgcgccaaatacaaactaaataccctcgcttcaaacccaatcctgcccctcaccccaccatagcaaccaccccctctcaggtgttggcaaccgtcacacatcggcctgggaaagtaaccttgaagacatgtcataacccaaacatacattcctgcagaacagcaaggagattacagcctggcacggctgaaattcccctccccgcaaatgacagacccagaacaggagagtgacatgtgaaacgttacgatgtattcaaaccattggaacgatgaacatgacatatcgccccccttaaagaaactaaactaagcagcaagttcatgcggctaggcagaataaagacgggcgaagtgattttacagtgtgggacacgcatcagcacctatacataggaagacgcgcatcaaagaatccacatgtgaaacgctcccattcatccctacacaagatctaagcattggcatgaaaatattagcgatgcagatattagcattgaacattgcgatcatgacaaaacgcaaggaacaggttacagtggttaaacagcatataaatgcaaaaggctaaacagcatgataatgctaaagcaaaccacagagccccacCCCTCCACTCAGTctggagggacatgcttccagcaaacaaagccctgaaacccacccctatctcgcccgaaatccaggatttctcgctgatcgccagcctcgcttggtgggtccacctcctccgccctcagtgtgatgaatgcgtcgccttcttcctcgggccccaaggcgggctgtctcaccttggcctctccgctgcatcccgcccggcTGCCGCCGCTCTCCAcacagcccaggcccctcgaggccgcacccttcttggcgctgacacaggcaggaacgatgggtCTCTCCCGCCGTGCTTGCATctcgtggagcagcgccatctccagccacaggaagttcctcatccggTCCCGCTGcacctccgagcgctcgcaccgcagcttggcttcggtcagcaggaacacccaccactccaacgaaaatgccaacgtgccgccctccttcaccggaaccatgcagccacgccgcgtcccagcccgggccatcaaggatgccagccactccggggaccacaccggggcgccgctctccacctccaaacccatccccaactccggaacatcgctaccggccaccgcgctgaggtcgctcccccgcgactctgcccgttgcggcctgacccgctgatcagcgaattccacctccggaaacgtggggtattggggtctccaggtggcatgagctagccccgaccgagcttccgccatgccgtccccgctggagagctgttgggccccgattcctccatccattgttaaagtcatcgctagctctccccttcaccaaaggcttggatgggggctagcggaaaatttcattatgattctcagctttatgtaatggttgcctaatcccaaatactcagtctcacaagctcaggtttaaagataactgatttattaaaggaatagtatgcaaatacagagaaagctgagaatgagcaaaagcgcgccaaatacaaactaaataccctcgcttcaaacccaatcccgcccctcaccccaccatagcaaccaccccctccccggtgttggcaaccgtcacacatcggcctgggaaagtaaccttgaagacatgtcataacccaaacatacattcctgcagaacagcaaggagattacagcctggcacggctgaaattcccctccccggaAATGACAGACccagaacaggagagtgacatgtgaaacgttacgatgtattcaaaccattggaacgatgaacatgacattccTGCTGTCTACTCTGGATTTGCACCCCAGAGTTTCCCCAGTGCAGTTTTCATCTCCTTGTTCCTAAGTGTGTATATCACGGGGTTCAACAAAGGGGTGATTGTGGTGTAGAACATGCTCACCACACTATCCATGGGGTCCTGAGATGCTGGCCGCATATAACGATAAAACAGAGGCAGATAGTATATTACTACCACAGTAAGATGGGCACTGCAAGTTGAGAAGGCTCTGTGCCGTCCCTCACTGCTACTAATCTTCAAAATGGCTGAGATGATATAAGCATAAGATGCTAGGATAAGGAGAAAGCAGGTCATCGTTATAAAGCTCACCTCAATGGCGCTCATCAATTCACTAAATCTTATGTCAACACAAGTCAGCTTCAGGATAGATGGAACGTCACAGAAGACATAGTCAATATAGTTATTCTCTCCATAAGGCAAATGAAAAGTGAGAGTTGTCAGAAATGCGGAGTTCATGCAACCACCAATGATGGTACCCAAGGAGAGGCTGAGGCAGGCTTTCCAGCTCATGATGTTGCCATAGTGGAGTGGTTTACAAATGGCCAAGAAGCGGTCATAAGCCATCACGGTGTAAAGAAAACATTCTGCACATCCAACAGAGTTCAGAAAGAATACCTGCGTTACGCATCCTGCAAAGGAAATGACATTTCCCTGGAAGTTGAATCCAGCAATAACTTTGGGTACAACCACAGCTGAGAAGGCCATGTCCAGGATGGAGAGATAACACAGGAACCAGTACATGGGCTTGTGCAGTTGAAGGTTAGAGATTACCACCAAGATGATCAGAGAATTTCCAGAAAGGGTGAGTGCAAACATGACTGAGAAGAAGAGAAGCAAGGGCAGCTTGAACCCTTGTGGATATGGAAACCCAGAGAGGATAAACTCATTTGGGGCTGTTTGATTTGGGCACTCCATATagcacttttttgttttaatcacccAACCTGTTGAGCAATGAGATATTTTAAGGGGGAATGTATATTTGGAATTTTTTCCTACTGGGTAGAGGTCATTGACAGCTTACTTGAAGTTTCCAGTGCTTGCAATTATTTGCTAAGAAGCAGTGGCCATGCATTGCAGTCCACTCTTCCTTCAAACACATAAATCTGTATAACACCATTGCTTTTCAGCATGGCAGAGAGAAAGGTATTTCTTTTTCAGTTATTTCATAGCTggtaaaaaaaatacagcaactGAGCTGTAAGATGATTTCCTTAAGAAAAGAAAGCTTCTGTGTATCTTGGGTGGAACGTTATTAAGTCAGTCCTCAGCAGCCTTGCTGAATATATTATTAGCTCTCTTCTGTCAAAGTTACAACCTTATCCTGTTATTTGTAACTTTAACGTAATTTCAACATTTTTTCAGTTCACCTtaggaataaatgagaaaaaccctCTCAAAATCTGAGACTCCTTTTCAGACTTAATGATGTTCCTGAACAAAGTAATATCTGGCAAAGAAAATGATGGCTCCTTTTCTAGCCTCTAAAATCTAGCCTACAAATGTTATGTCAACACAAGCCAGCTTCAGGATGGATGGAATGTCACAGAAGACATAGTCAATATAATTGCTCTCTCCATAAGGCAAATGAAAGGTGAGAGATGTCAGAAATGCGGAGTTCATGCAACCACCAATGATGGTACCCAAGGAGAGGCTGAGGCAGGCTTTCCAGCTCATGATGGAGTGGTTTACAAATGAGAGTGGATCACTATGGGCCAACCCTGGAATTGTGGTGATGAAACACTGTTTATGACCCAGTCATTTGTGTGATTTAGAAAAAAAGGACCTGAAACAGAGAAATCATGTTACTAGCATATTTTCTCAATATTTCCCTTAGTATTTATTTACCTATGTTTAAAGTTAGCTGGGAAAATCCAGTTATTATTCTTTTGTAACTGCAGCATGAATGAACTGTAAGAAGTTTCTTCTCCTTAGCCAGTTTATTAACTTCCTTTTATCCCATCCATTGTCTCTAAAATCCAAATGAGTAATACCCATTTATTCACAACTATGTATAAGCTTACCCAATCTGATTATACTCTGGGTGAGGAACAACAGTTATGAAAATGGGAATTTACCCTAATTTAAAccctaatttaaatttatttacccTTATATCCCCTGAATGGTAAGCTGGGCTGCAAGAGTAGGTGGCCCCAGGTCACCTGGTGTCATACTAAAATCCAGAGAGAGACCAATTTCAAAATGTTTGTAAGATATCCACTTGAGAAGTAGCAAAGGCCAACAAGCAAAGTGTCTGGAATGTTCTCCTTCGTTCATCAACCTGATAGAAAATAGAAGCATGGATTTGGGGTTGATGCAGGTCCTTTTACATGGGTAGAAGAAAGCTGATTCTGCCTATATGTTAATTGGAAACTGTCTGATAGGAAAACATGAGTTAAGTTTCCATCTCATGTGCATATACGTACATAGTCCAAATTCAAGAATTCTCTCGATCCAAATGGCTGGGTAGGAAACCACAGACATCTTGATCTCTGTATCACTTGCCTTAGCATAATGTTGCCTTTTTCAACTATATATTGTCTGCAGGAGATATGAATAATCAATCATCAGTTATAACAATGATAAATCATAACAATAAACCCTCAATCATCAATGATAACACAACACTAAAAAGACTGTTGCATTCACTCAGTgtttttttgggtgggtggggggcataTTTTGCCTCTTCAGTGACCAATTCCAACATTGTGCGCATTTTGGGGAAGAAGTCACTGAATTCCCCCTGAACTATGGTAGCTTGTGTAAAATGGATTGCAGGTGGCAAAATGATATCGTTGCTCAGACTGCCGTTGATTGCTAATGCTATTGCAGGAAGCGCCGATGGAAGTTATTGCTGGATATTTAAATGATTTGCTTTCTGATTTTTAGCTTTATAACTTGCCATTCAGTTGATCTTGGGAAATTTATGGACAGCAGATTACCTTTCTTCCCAGAGGCTGCAATGTTACTTGGGTTGTGCCAAAGATATCTTCACCAGACTGAGTACGCAAAGAGGGATCTTAAGATTGCATTCCAGAATGATGACTCGGATAATTAATTGcaaggcaataaaaaaaaaatgttgcaattCCAAAAACATAGTCAACTATTGTGAGATAGAAGCTCGTTGTAAGCTTATATGTTGTAAGTTTGTAGCATATTCTGAGTCACCTTGATTTCTTCTTACTTATGGTGaggtttctttccttttcacatCCAGAAGTCCTTTGAGTTCATTCCAAGCATATTACGGACTCCTGAAAGATCAGCACTCTCAATAGGAAATGAAGAATCAGGCAGAATGATGCATCCTGGTTCACCCAGGAGGAGCACTTTTTCCTCCCCATCTTTTAAATATCTTCCATGAATGCTCTGTCTTCATACCCCAGTGATAGTGAGAGGAGCACTGTTGAGCCATCCATCAAATTCCAGGGAGTGCTACTTTAAAGTATTGATGATCTGGGAGGAAGCCAATTACCATTGCCAGAAATTCCACTGGGGgacaattacttttaaacaatagGTAGGTAAGCTTGAAAAGTTTGGATGCATAATAATCAAAGAGATCAATTAGTCATGCATTAAGATCTCAGTGTTTCCAATGGGAACTAAATCGGAATAATTCTTTTACTCCAGACCAGCCTGCCAAAGTCATTCTCCTGCCTTACCATTAGGATTATGTATTTCTTCTCCTGAAATGCGTAGGGTGAATTTCTGTTTTCCCCTTGATCAAACTTAACATTTTAATTACCTTAATACATTTATACCTTAATATaccattaaatacattttttgttgtttattcattcagtcgcttccgactcttcgtgacttcatggaccagcccacgccagagcttcctgtcggtcgtcaacacccccagctcccccagggacgagtccatcacctctagaatatcatctatccacttgcccttggtcggcccctcttcctttggccctccactctcccaagcatcagcatcttctccagggtgtcctgtcttctcattatgtggccaaaggatttcagttttgcctttaataccattccctcaagtgagcagtctggctttatttcctggaggatggactggtttgatattctggcagcccaaggcactctcagaattttcctccaacaccacagttccaaagcatcgatcttccttcgctcagccttccttatggtccagctctcgcagccatatgttactaaggggagcaccattgctttaactatgcggacctttgttgtcagtgtgatgtctctgctcttaactattttattgagattggtcattgctctcctcccaagaattaacatcttctgatttcctggctgcaggaaattaaattaaatacattaatacCATTTATACTTGCAAaaagggacacagtggcgctgcgggttaaatcgctgagctgccgatcagaagatcggcggttcgaaactgcgcggtggggtgagctcccgttgctagtcccagctcctgctcacctagcagttcgaaaacatgcaaatgtgagtagatcaataggtaccgctttggtgggaaggtaacggcgttccgtgtcgtcatgctggccacatgacccggaaaatgtctatggacaatgccggctctaaggcttagaaacggagatcagcaccgccccctagagtcggacacgactggactttacgtcaagggaaacctttacctttactatacttgCAAAAAATTATAGCATAATTGGTAAGGACCCCTGTTCTTCATGATTTATGCACAAAGCTTAAAAacatacctttttaaaatatctgaacaATCATTTCCTTGGTAGGAGTCTCAGCTAGAGGATTAATTAGAAATTTGCTATCTTTATATTAATTGCTATGTAttgtttcccatttttccccccaggataTCATTGTCAAGAAATCTTGTATAATGTCAGAACATATAAGTACAATTAAGTGAAGAGTTTATGAGTAATGAGAATTCATTCAAAATCTTCTGttggtatttttcttcttttccttttttggaaatcgttttttttaaagaactctaacttcttttctcctttcactccctccctcaaacGAAGACAAGTTGGAATTAAAGGGAGTGAATGATTTAGCTATAATTTTATGGTACTTCCAGGCCTCCAGCCCCAAAACTAGTGAAGAGGTCATGATCCCTTGACCAAGGAAGGACATGTCACAGAAAACTGGGGGTTAGGACCCCTTAATTTGCAATAAGGCCAGTAGCCATTCATGAAAGCAAATATGTTCAATTCCCCAATAATATTACTTCATTTCTGGTTTATTCATGAAAATGTAATTACATGAAAAGGTAATCTCATGTCACCTACAAAGAGACCAGAAGAGGAACATGGTGTGCTTGAAGAACAATCAACTCAAGGAAGGACAAAAAATCTCAACTTCGCAAcagatgttttatgtttttttatgtttAACATACTTCCTGCTGTCTACTCTGGATTCCCACTCCATAGTTTCACCAGTGCAGTTTTCATCTCCTTGTTCCTAAGTGTGTATATCACTGGGTTCAACAAAGGGGTGATTGTGGTGTAGAACATGCTCACCACACCATCCATGGAGTCCTGAGATGCTGGCCGCATATAACGATAAAACAGAGGGAGGTAGTATATTACTACCACAGTAAGATGGGCACTGCAAGTTGAGAAGGCTCTGTGCCGTCCCTCGCTGCTACTAATCTTCAAAATGGCTGAGATGATATAAGCATAAGATGCTAGGATAAGGAGAAAGCAGGTCATCGCTATAAAGCCCACGTCAACGGCGCTCATCAATTCACTAAATCTTATGTCAACACAAGCCAGCTTCAGGATGGATGGAACGTCACAGAAGATATAGTCAATATAGTTGCTCTCTCCATAAGGCAAATGAAAGGTGAGAGATGTCAGAAATGCGGAGTTCATGCAACCACCAATGATGGTACCCAAGGAGAGGCTGAGGCAGGCTTTCCAGCTCATGATGTTGCCATAGTGGAGTGGTTTACAGATGGCCAAGAAGCGGTCATAGGCCATCACGGTGTAAAGAAAAGATTCTGCACATCCAACAGAGTTCAGAAAGAATACCTGCATTACACACCCAGCAAAGGGAATGACCTTTCCCCGGAAGATGAATCCAGCAATAACTTTGGGTACAACCACAGCTGAGAAGGCCATATCCAGGATGGAGAGATAACACAGGAACCAGTACATGGGCTTGTGCAGTTGAAGGTTAGAGATTACCACTAAGATGATCAGAGAATTTCCAGAAAGGGTGAGTGCAAACATGactgagaagaagagaagaacgGGCAGCTTGAACCCTTGTGGATATGGAAACCCTGCGAGGACAAACTCATTTGGGGCTGTTTGATTTGGACACTCCATGTATCAGTTCCTCTTATATGTACCCAAGTCCTTGAGTGATGAGCTATTCTAAGGGGCACTTTGCTTGGAGTTAGTTCCTACTCCTACATATTCAATATAGTGGGGGAAAAtctatctttttttcatttatttcatatttatctgTTATCTGTCAAAATAGTCAACAGTCAAAAGGAAGGTACTGGGTAAGTCCCTTGAGGTGGAATTGTTATTAAGTGAGTCCTCAGTAGCACTCTAGAATATATATAAGTTCAAGAAGTATTTCCCCCCAAATCACTAGGTGGGAAACCACAGAGATTCTGACATCTATGTCATTTGCTTTAGCATAATGTTGCCCTTTTCAGCTAGATACAGTCTGCAGGAGACCTGAATAAACAATATTCAGCCATAACAATGATAAATCATAACAATAAATCATCAATCGTCAATGATAACACAACACTAAAAAGACTGTTGCATTCACTCAGTgtttttttgggtgggtggggggcataTTTTGCCTCTTCAGTGACCAATTCCAACACTGTGCACATTTTGGGGAAGAAGTCACTGAATTCCCCCTGAACTATGGTAGCTTGTGTAAAATGGATTGCAGGTGGCAAAATGATATCGTTGCTCAGACTGCCGTTGATTGCTAATGCTATTGCAGGAAGCGCCGATGGAAGTAATTGCTGGATATTTAAATGATTTGCTTTCTGATTTTTAGCTTTATAACTTGCCATTCAGTTGATCTTGGGAAATTTATGGACAGCAGATTACCTTTCTTCCCAGAGGCTGCAATGTTACTTGGGTTGTGCCAAAGACATCTTCACCAGACTGAATACGCAAAGAGGGATCTTAAGATTGCATTCCAGAATGATGACTGGGATAATTAGTTGCAAGGCAATCAAAAAAAGTGTTGCAATTCCAAAAAAGTAGTCAACTATTATGAGATAGAAGCTCGTTGTAAGTTTATATGTTGTAAGTTTGTAGCATATTCTGAGTCACCTTGATTTCTTCTTACTTATGGTGaggtttctttccttttcacatCCAGAAGTCCTTTGAGTTCATTCCAAGCATATTACGGACTCCTGAAAGATCAGCACTCTCAATAGGAAATGAAGAATCAGGCAGAATGATGCATCCTGGTTCACCCAGGAGGAGCACTTTTTCCTCCCCATCTTTTAAATATCTTCCATGAATGCTCTGTCTTCATACCCCAGTGATAGTGAGAGGAGCACTGTTGAGCCTTCCATCAAATTCCAGGGAGTGCTACTTTAAAGTATTGATGATCTGGGAGGAAGCCAATTACCATTGCCAGAAATTCCACTGGGGGccaattacttttaaacaatagGTAGGTAAGCTTGAAAAGTTTGGATGCATAATAATCAAAGAGATCAATTAGTCATGCATTAAGATCTGTGCTTCCAATGGGAACTAAATCGGAACAATTCTTTTACTCCAGACCAGCCTGCCAAAGTCATTCTCCTGCCTTACCATTAGGATGATGTATTTCTTCTCCTGAAATGCGTAGGGTGAATTTCTGTTTTCCCCTTGATCAAACTTAACATTTTAATTACCTTAATACATTTATACCTTAATATaccattaaatacattttttgttgtttattcattcagtcgcttccgactcttcgtgacttcatggaccagcccacgccagagcttcctgtcggtcgtcaacacccccagctcccccagggacgagtccatcacctctagaatatcatctatccacttgcccttggtcggcccctcttcctttggccctccactctcccaagcatcagcatcttctccagggtgtcctgtcttctcattatgtggccaaaggatttcagttttgcctttaataccattccctcaagtgagcagtctggctttatttcctggaggatggactggtttgatcttcttgcagtccaaggcactctcagaattttcctccaacaccacagttcaaaagcatcgatcttccttctctcagccttcctgacggtccagctctcgcagccatatgttactacggggaacaccattgctttaactatgcggacctttgttgtcagtgtgatgtctctgctcttaactattttattgagattggtcattgctctcctcccaagaattaacaTCTTCTGATTACCTGGCTgcaggaaattaaattaaatacattaatacCATTTATACTTGCAAaaagggacacagtggcgctgcgggttaaatcgctgagctgccgatcggaagatcgGCGGATCGAAACTGCACGGTGgagcgagctcccgttgctagtcccagctcctgctcacctagcagttcgaaaacatgcaaatgtgagtagatcaataggtaccgctttggtgggaaggtaacggcgttccgtgtcgtcatgctggccacatgacccggaaaatgtctatggacaatgccggctctaaggcttagaaacggagatcagcaccgccccctagagtcggacacgactggactttacgtcaagggaaacctttacctttactatacttgCAAAAAATTATAGCATAATTGGTAAGGACCCCTGTTCTTCATGATTTATGCACAAAGCTTAAAAacatacctttttaaaatatctgaacaATCATTTCCTTGGTAGGAGTCTCAGCTAGAGGATTAATTAGAAATTTGCTATCTTTATATTAATTGCTATGTAttgtttcccatttttccccccaggataTCATTGTCAAGAAATCTTGTATAATGTCAGAACATATAAGTACAATTAAGTGAAGAGTTTATGAGTAATGAGAATTCATTCAAAATCTTCTGttggtatttttcttcttttccttttttggaaatcgttttttttaaagaactctaacttcttttctcctttcactccctccctcaaacGAAGACAAGTTGGAATTAAAGGGAGTGAATGATTTAGCTATAATTTTATGGTACTTCCAGGCCTCCAGCCCCAAAACTAGTGAAGAGGTCATGATCCCTTGACCAAGGAAGGACATGTCACAGAAAACTGGGGGTTAGGACCCCTTAATTTGCAATAAGGCCAGTAGCCATTCATGAAAGCAAATACGTTCAATTCCCCAATAATATTACTTCATTTCTGGTTTATTCATGAAAATGTAATTACATGAAAAGGTAATCTCATGTCACCTACAAAGAGACCAGAAGAGGAACATGGTGTGCTTGAAGAACAATCAACTCAAGGAAGGACAAAAAATCTCAACTTCGCAAcagatgtttt includes:
- the LOC134497066 gene encoding olfactory receptor 10G6-like; its protein translation is MECPNQTAPNEFVLAGFPYPQGFKLPVLLFFSVMFALTLSGNSLIILVVISNLQLHKPMYWFLCYLSILDMAFSAVVVPKVIAGFIFRGKVIPFAGCVMQVFFLNSVGCAESFLYTVMAYDRFLAICKPLHYGNIMSWKACLSLSLGTIIGGCMNSAFLTSLTFHLPYGESNYIDYIFCDVPSILKLACVDIRFSELMSAVDVGFIAMTCFLLILASYAYIISAILKISSSEGRHRAFSTCSAHLTVVVIYYLPLFYRYMRPASQDSMDGVVSMFYTTITPLLNPVIYTLRNKEMKTALVKLWSGNPE
- the LOC134497065 gene encoding olfactory receptor 10G6-like; translation: MECPNQTAPNEFILSGFPYPQGFKLPLLLFFSVMFALTLSGNSLIILVVISNLQLHKPMYWFLCYLSILDMAFSAVVVPKVIAGFNFQGNVISFAGCVTQVFFLNSVGCAECFLYTVMAYDRFLAICKPLHYGNIMSWKACLSLSLGTIIGGCMNSAFLTTLTFHLPYGENNYIDYVFCDVPSILKLTCVDIRFSELMSAIEVSFITMTCFLLILASYAYIISAILKISSSEGRHRAFSTCSAHLTVVVIYYLPLFYRYMRPASQDPMDSVVSMFYTTITPLLNPVIYTLRNKEMKTALGKLWGANPE